A window from Pseudomonas frederiksbergensis encodes these proteins:
- the ureA gene encoding urease subunit gamma: protein MDLTPREKDKLLIFTAGLVAERRLARGVKLNYPEAMAYISAALLEGARDGRTVAELMHYGTTLLSREQVMEGIPEMIPEIQVEATFPDGTKLVTVHQPIA, encoded by the coding sequence ATGGACCTGACCCCACGCGAAAAAGACAAGCTGTTGATTTTCACCGCCGGCCTCGTGGCCGAGCGGCGTTTGGCGCGCGGCGTGAAACTCAACTACCCGGAAGCCATGGCCTACATTTCCGCTGCGCTGCTCGAAGGCGCGCGCGACGGCCGGACCGTGGCCGAACTGATGCACTACGGCACCACCCTGCTCAGTCGTGAACAAGTGATGGAAGGGATCCCGGAAATGATCCCGGAGATCCAGGTCGAGGCGACCTTTCCCGACGGCACCAAACTGGTCACCGTCCACCAACCGATCGCCTGA
- the ureC gene encoding urease subunit alpha has translation MKISRQAYADMFGPTVGDKVRLADTELWIEVEKDFTTYGEEVKFGGGKVIRDGQGQSQLLASEVVDTLITNALIIDHWGIVKADVGLKDGRIAAIGKAGNPDIQPNVTIAVGASTEVIAGEGMILTAGGIDTHIHFICPQQIEEALMSGVTTMIGGGTGPATGTNATTCTSGPWHLARMLQAADAFPMNIGLTGKGNASLPEPLIEQVKAGAIGLKLHEDWGTTPASIDNCLTVADQYDVQVAIHTDTLNESGFVETTLAAFKGRTIHTYHTEGAGGGHAPDIIKACGFANVLPSSTNPTRPFTRNTIDEHLDMLMVCHHLDPSIAEDVAFAESRIRRETIAAEDILHDLGAFSMISSDSQAMGRVGEVITRTWQTADKMKKQRGPLPGDGEGNDNFRAKRYIAKYTINPAITHGISHEVGSVEVGKWADLVLWRPAFFGVKPTLILKGGAIAASLMGDANASIPTPQPVHYRPMFASYGGSLHATSLTFISQAAQDAGLPEALGLKKKIAVVKGCREVQKTDLIHNDYLPNIDVDPQTYQVKADGVLLWCEPADVLPMAQRYFLF, from the coding sequence ATGAAGATTTCCCGTCAGGCCTACGCCGACATGTTCGGCCCCACCGTCGGCGACAAGGTCCGTCTGGCCGATACCGAGCTGTGGATCGAAGTCGAGAAAGACTTCACCACCTACGGTGAAGAAGTGAAGTTCGGCGGCGGCAAAGTCATTCGCGATGGCCAGGGTCAAAGCCAATTGCTCGCCTCAGAGGTCGTCGACACGCTGATCACCAACGCGCTGATCATCGACCACTGGGGCATCGTCAAGGCCGATGTCGGTCTCAAGGACGGGCGCATCGCCGCCATCGGCAAGGCCGGCAACCCGGACATCCAGCCGAACGTGACCATCGCAGTCGGTGCCAGCACCGAAGTCATCGCCGGTGAAGGAATGATCCTCACCGCGGGCGGCATCGACACGCACATCCACTTCATCTGCCCGCAGCAGATCGAAGAAGCCTTGATGAGCGGCGTCACCACCATGATCGGCGGCGGCACCGGCCCGGCCACGGGCACCAATGCAACCACCTGCACGTCCGGACCGTGGCACTTGGCGCGCATGCTCCAGGCCGCCGATGCGTTCCCGATGAACATCGGTCTCACCGGCAAGGGCAACGCCAGTCTGCCGGAGCCGTTGATCGAGCAGGTCAAGGCCGGTGCCATCGGCCTGAAGTTGCACGAGGATTGGGGCACCACCCCGGCGAGCATCGACAACTGCCTGACCGTCGCTGACCAGTACGATGTACAAGTGGCGATTCACACCGACACCCTCAACGAATCCGGTTTCGTCGAAACCACCCTCGCCGCGTTCAAGGGCCGCACCATCCACACCTACCACACCGAGGGTGCGGGCGGCGGTCATGCGCCGGACATCATCAAGGCCTGCGGCTTTGCCAACGTGCTGCCGAGTTCCACCAACCCGACCCGGCCGTTCACCCGCAACACCATCGACGAACACCTCGACATGCTGATGGTCTGCCATCACCTGGACCCAAGCATTGCCGAAGACGTGGCCTTCGCCGAAAGCCGCATCCGTCGCGAAACCATCGCCGCCGAAGACATCCTCCACGACCTCGGTGCGTTCTCGATGATCAGTTCCGACAGCCAGGCCATGGGCCGCGTTGGCGAAGTGATCACCCGCACCTGGCAGACCGCCGACAAGATGAAAAAACAGCGCGGCCCGTTGCCCGGTGATGGCGAAGGCAACGACAACTTCCGCGCCAAACGCTACATCGCCAAGTACACGATCAACCCGGCAATCACCCACGGCATCAGCCATGAAGTGGGCTCGGTGGAAGTGGGCAAATGGGCCGATCTGGTGCTCTGGCGTCCGGCATTTTTCGGCGTCAAACCGACGCTGATCCTCAAGGGTGGCGCCATCGCCGCCAGCCTGATGGGCGATGCGAACGCGTCGATCCCCACACCGCAACCGGTGCACTACCGCCCGATGTTCGCCAGCTACGGCGGCTCCTTGCATGCCACCAGCCTGACCTTCATCAGCCAGGCGGCACAGGACGCCGGATTGCCCGAAGCGCTGGGTTTGAAGAAGAAAATCGCCGTGGTCAAAGGCTGTCGCGAGGTGCAGAAAACCGACCTGATCCACAACGATTACCTGCCGAACATCGACGTCGATCCGCAGACTTATCAGGTCAAGGCCGACGGGGTTCTGCTGTGGTGTGAACCGGCTGATGTGCTGCCCATGGCGCAGCGCTATTTCCTGTTCTGA
- the urtB gene encoding urea ABC transporter permease subunit UrtB, with product MPTALYRFILAIALLLPMAAHSGDAEDFVVANPMQQARLLEAWAAQPDAARIELINALQQGELTVDGQPKTLRLNNRLRGLIDTALASHQLLAADAKIRLAAAQQLQKSAKPAQLKFLDQQLAGEKDETVHAALSLALANLQLVDTDPAVRLAAVRLLGETGDPLARTRLEGLLQPGVEADANVRTAAETSLAQVKRKLLIGEMLGQAFSGMSLGSILLLAALGLAITFGLLGVINMAHGEMLMLGAYSTYVVQLMFQRFAPQAIEFYPLIALPVAFFVTAAIGMALERTVIRHLYGRPLETLLATWGISLMLIQLVRLVFGAQNVEVANPAWLSGGIQVLPNLVLPYNRIVIIAFALFVVVLTWLLLNKTRLGLNVRAVTQNRNMAACCGVPTGRVDMLAFGLGSGIAGLGGVALSQIGNVGPDLGQSYIIDSFLVVVLGGVGQLAGSVLAAFGLGIANKILEPQIGAVLGKILILALIILFIQKRPQGLFALKGRVID from the coding sequence ATGCCCACTGCCCTTTACCGTTTCATCCTCGCCATCGCGCTGTTATTGCCGATGGCCGCGCATTCTGGCGACGCCGAAGACTTCGTCGTCGCCAATCCCATGCAGCAAGCCAGGCTTCTGGAAGCCTGGGCCGCGCAGCCCGATGCCGCCCGTATCGAGCTGATCAACGCCCTGCAACAAGGCGAGTTGACGGTCGATGGCCAACCAAAAACCCTGCGCCTGAACAATCGCCTGCGGGGTCTTATCGATACCGCGCTGGCCAGCCATCAATTGCTCGCCGCCGACGCCAAAATCCGTCTGGCCGCCGCGCAGCAATTGCAGAAAAGCGCCAAACCGGCGCAGTTGAAATTCCTCGACCAGCAACTGGCTGGCGAAAAAGATGAAACCGTACACGCCGCGTTGAGCCTGGCCCTGGCCAATCTGCAACTGGTGGACACCGACCCGGCCGTACGCCTCGCCGCGGTGCGTCTGCTGGGTGAAACCGGCGATCCGCTGGCTCGCACCCGCCTCGAAGGCTTGCTCCAGCCCGGTGTCGAAGCCGATGCCAATGTGCGCACCGCTGCCGAAACCAGCCTGGCCCAGGTCAAACGCAAACTGCTGATCGGCGAGATGCTTGGGCAGGCCTTCAGTGGCATGTCCCTGGGTTCGATTCTGCTGCTGGCGGCGTTAGGTCTTGCAATCACCTTCGGCCTGCTCGGCGTGATCAACATGGCCCACGGAGAGATGTTGATGCTCGGCGCGTACTCGACGTATGTGGTGCAGTTGATGTTCCAGCGCTTCGCCCCGCAAGCCATCGAGTTCTACCCGTTGATCGCGTTGCCGGTGGCGTTTTTCGTCACCGCCGCCATCGGTATGGCGCTGGAGCGCACGGTGATTCGTCACCTCTACGGCCGCCCATTGGAAACTTTGCTGGCCACCTGGGGCATCAGCCTGATGCTGATTCAGCTGGTGCGACTGGTGTTCGGCGCGCAGAACGTTGAAGTCGCGAACCCGGCCTGGTTGTCAGGCGGGATTCAGGTGTTGCCGAATCTGGTGCTGCCGTACAACCGCATCGTGATCATCGCCTTCGCGCTGTTTGTGGTGGTGCTGACCTGGCTGCTGCTGAACAAGACGCGCCTGGGCTTGAACGTGCGCGCCGTCACCCAGAACCGCAACATGGCCGCCTGCTGTGGCGTGCCGACCGGGCGCGTGGACATGCTCGCCTTCGGCCTCGGCTCGGGCATCGCTGGCCTTGGTGGCGTAGCCCTCAGCCAGATCGGCAACGTCGGCCCGGACCTCGGCCAGAGCTACATCATCGACTCGTTCCTGGTGGTGGTGCTCGGTGGCGTCGGTCAATTGGCCGGTAGCGTGCTGGCCGCGTTCGGCCTCGGTATCGCCAACAAGATTCTCGAACCGCAGATCGGTGCCGTGCTCGGCAAGATCCTGATCCTCGCGCTGATCATTCTGTTCATCCAGAAACGTCCGCAAGGCCTCTTCGCACTGAAAGGACGGGTGATCGACTGA
- the urtE gene encoding urea ABC transporter ATP-binding subunit UrtE, producing MLQVDKLHQFYGGSHILRGLTFEVKVGEVTCLLGRNGVGKTTLLKCLMGLLPAKEGAVNWEGKTITAFKPHQRVHAGIAYVPQGREIFGRLTVEENLLMGLSRFPGAEAKEVPAFIYELFPVLLQMKQRRGGDLSGGQQQQLAIGRALASRPRLLILDEPTEGIQPSVIKEIGAVIKKLAARGDMAILLVEQFYDFAAELADQYLVMSRGEIVQQGRGENMEAEGVRGLVTI from the coding sequence ATGCTGCAAGTCGACAAGCTGCACCAGTTTTACGGCGGTAGCCACATCCTGCGGGGTCTGACGTTTGAGGTGAAAGTCGGTGAGGTCACTTGCCTGCTCGGACGCAACGGTGTGGGCAAGACCACCCTGCTCAAGTGCCTGATGGGTTTGTTGCCGGCCAAAGAAGGCGCGGTGAACTGGGAAGGCAAAACGATCACCGCGTTCAAGCCACACCAGCGGGTTCACGCCGGGATCGCTTACGTGCCTCAGGGCCGGGAAATATTCGGCCGGCTGACCGTGGAAGAAAACCTGTTGATGGGCCTGTCGCGATTTCCCGGTGCTGAAGCCAAGGAAGTCCCGGCGTTCATCTACGAGCTGTTTCCGGTGCTGCTGCAGATGAAACAGCGTCGCGGCGGTGACTTGTCCGGTGGCCAGCAGCAGCAATTGGCGATCGGCCGAGCGTTGGCCAGCCGTCCTCGCCTGCTGATTCTCGACGAGCCCACCGAAGGCATTCAGCCCTCGGTGATCAAGGAAATCGGCGCGGTGATCAAGAAGCTCGCCGCCCGTGGCGACATGGCAATTTTGCTGGTGGAACAGTTCTACGATTTCGCCGCCGAACTCGCCGATCAGTACCTGGTGATGTCCCGGGGTGAGATCGTGCAGCAAGGTCGCGGAGAAAACATGGAAGCCGAAGGTGTGCGTGGCCTGGTTACGATCTAA
- a CDS encoding GNAT family N-acetyltransferase codes for MTYHIRDAAHADLPAIRDIYNDAVLNTTAIWNEQAVDLANRQAWFSARQDQGYPILVIADGDNTVLGYASFGDWRPFDGFRHTVEHSVYVRNDQRGNGLGPQLMTALIERAKGCDKHVMVAAIESGNAASIRLHERAGFVTTGQMPQVGTKFGRWLDLTFMQLTLNPGAEPPTANKE; via the coding sequence ATGACTTACCACATCCGCGATGCAGCGCACGCCGACTTGCCGGCGATCCGCGACATCTACAACGACGCGGTGCTCAACACCACGGCCATCTGGAACGAACAGGCCGTGGATTTGGCTAACCGTCAGGCCTGGTTCAGCGCCCGCCAAGACCAGGGCTACCCGATTCTGGTGATTGCCGACGGCGATAACACGGTGCTGGGCTACGCTTCATTCGGTGACTGGCGGCCGTTCGACGGGTTCCGCCATACCGTCGAGCATTCGGTTTACGTGCGCAACGACCAGCGAGGCAATGGTCTCGGCCCGCAATTGATGACCGCGTTGATCGAACGCGCCAAAGGCTGCGACAAACATGTGATGGTCGCCGCCATCGAAAGCGGTAATGCCGCTTCTATTCGCCTGCATGAACGAGCCGGTTTCGTGACGACCGGCCAGATGCCCCAGGTGGGCACCAAGTTCGGTCGCTGGCTGGACCTGACTTTTATGCAACTGACCCTCAATCCTGGCGCGGAGCCGCCGACTGCCAACAAGGAGTAA
- a CDS encoding GNAT family N-acetyltransferase has product MNAAQLRRVNVESFAHYRQGLIDLLLDAVGYGASVGFMADLDATQARAWFDEVQENLNKGNVLLWVVVKDEQVQASVQLTLCQKANGLNRAEVQKLLVREHARRRGLGQQLMSALEQAALQHKRGMLYLDTEAGSPAEDFYKALGYTRAGEIPDYACDPSGRYKPTAFYYKILQGAH; this is encoded by the coding sequence ATGAACGCCGCCCAACTGCGCCGCGTCAATGTTGAAAGCTTTGCGCACTACCGTCAGGGTTTGATTGATCTGCTGCTCGACGCCGTCGGCTATGGCGCCAGCGTCGGGTTCATGGCCGATCTGGACGCCACCCAGGCCCGAGCCTGGTTCGATGAGGTCCAGGAGAACCTGAACAAGGGCAACGTGCTGCTGTGGGTGGTGGTCAAGGACGAACAGGTACAGGCCAGCGTGCAGCTGACCCTGTGCCAGAAAGCCAACGGCCTGAACCGCGCTGAAGTGCAAAAACTGTTGGTACGTGAACACGCGCGTCGCCGCGGTCTGGGCCAACAGTTGATGAGTGCTTTGGAACAAGCTGCCCTTCAGCACAAGCGCGGCATGCTCTACCTAGACACTGAGGCCGGCTCCCCTGCCGAAGACTTCTACAAAGCCCTGGGTTACACCCGCGCCGGCGAAATCCCCGACTATGCCTGCGACCCGAGCGGTCGCTATAAACCGACCGCCTTCTACTACAAGATTCTCCAAGGAGCCCATTGA
- a CDS encoding urease subunit beta, with protein MIPGEYQIQPGDIELNVGRRTLSLKVANSGDRPIQVGSHYHFFETNDALTFDRAASRGMRLNIPAGTAVRFEPGQSREVELVELAGHRRVFGFAGRIMGDLD; from the coding sequence ATGATTCCCGGTGAATACCAGATCCAGCCCGGTGACATCGAACTCAACGTAGGCCGCCGCACCCTCAGCCTGAAGGTGGCCAACAGCGGCGACCGGCCGATCCAGGTCGGCTCGCATTACCACTTTTTCGAAACCAACGATGCGCTGACGTTCGACCGCGCCGCCAGCCGCGGCATGCGCCTGAACATCCCCGCCGGCACCGCCGTGCGCTTCGAGCCGGGGCAGAGCCGGGAGGTCGAGTTGGTAGAGCTGGCCGGGCATCGCCGGGTGTTCGGGTTTGCCGGCAGGATCATGGGTGATCTCGACTGA
- the urtD gene encoding urea ABC transporter ATP-binding protein UrtD — protein MRVTATAEFMLEPAFFPPLEPNRDAGSSRDAIGLGQRAGPGLNTRHGTILTLEDISVSFDGFKALNNLNLYIGVGELRCIIGPNGAGKTTLMDVITGKTRPSHGKAWFGETLDLTQMSEVQIAQAGIGRKFQKPTVFEALSVFENLELAQKTDKSVWASLRARLSGEQKDRIGEVLDTIRLTPSVNRPAGLLSHGQKQFLEIGMLLMQDPQLLLLDEPVAGMTDAETEFTAELFKSLAGKHSLMVVEHDMGFVGSIADHVTVLHQGSVLAEGSLEQVQDNERVIEVYLGR, from the coding sequence ATGAGAGTCACTGCAACGGCTGAATTCATGCTCGAACCGGCGTTTTTTCCACCACTGGAACCCAACCGGGACGCCGGCAGCAGCCGTGACGCCATCGGCCTCGGCCAGCGCGCCGGCCCCGGCCTGAACACGCGCCACGGCACGATCCTGACCCTGGAAGACATCAGCGTCAGCTTCGATGGCTTCAAGGCGCTGAACAATCTGAACCTGTACATCGGCGTCGGCGAATTGCGCTGCATCATCGGCCCCAATGGCGCGGGCAAGACCACGCTGATGGACGTGATCACCGGCAAGACCCGGCCCAGTCACGGCAAGGCCTGGTTCGGCGAAACCCTCGACCTGACGCAGATGAGCGAAGTGCAAATCGCCCAGGCCGGCATTGGCCGCAAGTTCCAGAAGCCGACGGTGTTCGAAGCCTTGAGCGTTTTTGAAAACCTGGAACTGGCGCAGAAAACCGACAAATCGGTGTGGGCCAGCCTGCGGGCGCGCCTGAGTGGCGAGCAGAAAGATCGCATCGGCGAAGTGCTGGACACCATTCGCCTGACCCCGTCGGTCAATCGCCCGGCGGGCTTGTTGTCCCATGGTCAGAAGCAGTTTCTGGAAATCGGCATGTTGCTGATGCAGGACCCGCAACTGCTGCTGCTCGACGAACCGGTGGCGGGCATGACCGACGCCGAAACCGAATTCACCGCCGAACTGTTCAAGAGCCTGGCGGGCAAGCATTCGCTGATGGTGGTGGAACACGACATGGGCTTCGTCGGCTCCATCGCCGACCACGTCACCGTGTTGCACCAGGGCAGCGTGCTGGCCGAAGGGTCGCTGGAGCAGGTGCAGGACAACGAGCGCGTGATCGAGGTGTATCTCGGCCGCTGA
- a CDS encoding urease accessory protein UreD yields the protein MNSPLPTALFTPSWHAELELGYARFGDSTRPVQRWHKGPLRVQKHLYAEGPEVCQHIIVHPPGGIAGGDRLDISASVGRDAWAQITSPGAAKWYRAAGPAYQKLDLKVAAGATLEWLPQETIIFSAAQAELSTSIDLEGDARLFYWDVVALGRPASGERFDLGHFQAHLDIRRDGQLLWHERQRIVGADGLLDSPIGLDGQPVFATLLVTGDIDSDLLEKCRSLPHDVRGDLTQLPGLLVARCLAGEALLARGWLIDLWRLLRPALLGREAVPPRIWST from the coding sequence ATGAATTCACCTCTCCCCACTGCCCTGTTCACCCCCAGCTGGCACGCTGAGCTGGAACTCGGCTACGCCCGATTCGGCGACAGCACGCGCCCGGTTCAGCGCTGGCACAAAGGCCCGCTGCGGGTGCAGAAACATCTGTATGCCGAAGGGCCCGAGGTTTGCCAGCACATCATCGTGCACCCGCCGGGCGGGATTGCCGGCGGCGATCGGCTGGATATCTCGGCCAGTGTCGGCCGCGATGCCTGGGCGCAAATCACCAGCCCCGGCGCGGCCAAGTGGTATCGCGCGGCGGGGCCCGCTTATCAGAAGCTCGACTTGAAAGTAGCCGCTGGCGCGACACTGGAGTGGCTGCCCCAGGAAACCATTATCTTCAGCGCCGCACAGGCTGAACTCAGCACTTCGATTGATCTGGAAGGCGATGCGCGGTTGTTTTACTGGGACGTCGTGGCGCTGGGCCGGCCAGCCAGCGGCGAACGTTTCGACCTCGGGCATTTTCAGGCGCACCTGGACATCCGCCGCGACGGTCAGTTGCTCTGGCATGAACGCCAGCGCATTGTCGGGGCTGATGGTTTGCTTGATTCGCCGATTGGCCTGGATGGACAACCGGTGTTTGCGACCCTGTTGGTGACTGGCGACATCGATAGCGATTTGCTGGAGAAATGCCGCTCGCTGCCCCATGACGTGCGCGGAGACCTGACCCAGTTGCCCGGACTTTTAGTCGCCCGCTGCCTGGCCGGTGAAGCGTTGTTGGCCAGGGGGTGGTTGATCGATTTGTGGCGATTGCTCAGGCCTGCGTTGCTCGGCCGCGAAGCCGTCCCCCCCAGAATATGGAGCACCTGA
- the urtC gene encoding urea ABC transporter permease subunit UrtC has translation MNQPLLVTATQKAGPKVTIAIGAVILALLLALPLLSLLSPDSTFHVSAYTLTLVGKILCYAIVALALDLVWGYAGLLSLGHGLFFALGGYAMGMYLMRQASGDGLPAFMTFLSWTELPWYWTGTSSFLWSMCLVVLAPGLLALVFGFFAFRSRIKGVYFSIMTQALTFAGMLLFFRNETGFGGNNGFTNFRTILGFGITEPGTRAVLFFATVVLLVASLFIGWRLAQSKFGRVLTALRDAENRLMFCGYDPRGFKLFVWVLSAVLCGLAGALYVPQVGIINPSEMSPTNSIEAAVWVALGGRGTLIGPLLGAGVVNGMKSWFTVAFPEYWLFFLGALFIVVTLYLPKGVIGLLKKRGEQ, from the coding sequence ATGAATCAGCCCCTGCTCGTTACCGCAACACAAAAAGCCGGCCCCAAAGTCACGATCGCCATTGGCGCGGTGATCCTCGCTCTGTTGCTGGCGTTGCCGCTGCTGTCGTTGTTGTCGCCGGACAGCACGTTTCACGTCTCGGCCTACACGCTGACGCTGGTGGGCAAGATTCTGTGCTACGCCATCGTCGCCCTCGCGCTGGACCTGGTCTGGGGTTACGCCGGCCTGTTGTCCCTCGGTCACGGTTTGTTCTTTGCCCTCGGCGGTTATGCGATGGGCATGTACCTGATGCGCCAGGCCTCGGGCGATGGCTTGCCAGCGTTCATGACCTTTCTGTCGTGGACTGAATTGCCGTGGTACTGGACCGGCACCAGCAGCTTCCTCTGGTCGATGTGCCTGGTGGTGCTGGCGCCGGGGTTGCTGGCGCTGGTGTTCGGTTTCTTCGCCTTCCGTTCGCGGATCAAGGGCGTGTATTTCTCGATCATGACCCAGGCCCTGACCTTCGCTGGGATGCTCCTGTTCTTCCGCAACGAAACCGGGTTTGGCGGCAACAACGGCTTTACCAACTTCCGCACCATTCTGGGCTTCGGCATCACGGAACCGGGGACTCGCGCGGTGCTGTTTTTCGCCACCGTGGTGTTGCTGGTGGCGAGCCTGTTCATCGGCTGGCGTCTGGCGCAGAGCAAGTTCGGCCGGGTGTTGACCGCCCTGCGCGATGCGGAAAACCGCTTGATGTTCTGCGGCTACGATCCACGCGGTTTCAAGTTGTTTGTCTGGGTGTTGAGCGCGGTGCTGTGCGGCCTGGCCGGCGCGCTGTATGTGCCGCAAGTCGGGATCATCAACCCGAGTGAAATGTCGCCGACCAACTCCATCGAGGCCGCCGTGTGGGTGGCGCTGGGTGGTCGCGGCACGCTGATCGGCCCGCTGCTCGGCGCCGGGGTGGTCAACGGGATGAAGAGCTGGTTCACCGTGGCGTTCCCGGAATACTGGCTGTTCTTCCTTGGCGCATTGTTCATCGTCGTGACCCTGTACCTGCCCAAAGGCGTGATCGGTCTGCTGAAAAAAAGGGGTGAACAATGA
- the urtA gene encoding urea ABC transporter substrate-binding protein, protein MKRRSLIKAFTLSASIAAMGMTWSIQAAETIKVGILHSLSGTMAISETSLKDMALMTIDEINAKGGVNGKMLEPVVVDPASNWPLFAEKGRQLLTQDKVAVVFGCWTSVSRKSVLPVFEELNGLLFYPVQYEGEEMSPNVFYTGAAPNQQAIPAVEYLMSEEGGSAKRYFLLGTDYVYPRTTNKILRSFLHSKGVADKDIEEVYTPFGHSDYQTIVANIKKFSAGGKTAVISTVNGDSNVPFYKELANQGLKATDVPVVAFSVGEEELRGIDTKPLVGNLAAWNYFESVENPTNKKFVADWKAYAKKHNLPGADKAVTNDPMEATYVGIHMWAQAAEKAKSTDVNKVREALAGQTFAAPSGYTLTMDKTNHHLHKPVMIGEIQADGQFNVVWQTEGPIRAQPWSPFIQGNDKKPDYAVKSN, encoded by the coding sequence ATGAAGCGTCGCAGTTTGATCAAGGCTTTCACACTCTCGGCAAGCATTGCCGCGATGGGCATGACCTGGAGCATCCAGGCTGCCGAGACCATCAAGGTCGGTATTCTGCATTCGTTGTCCGGGACCATGGCGATCTCCGAAACCTCGCTCAAAGACATGGCGCTGATGACCATCGATGAGATCAACGCCAAGGGCGGCGTGAACGGCAAGATGCTGGAACCGGTGGTCGTCGACCCTGCATCGAACTGGCCGCTGTTCGCCGAAAAGGGTCGGCAGTTGCTGACCCAGGACAAAGTCGCCGTGGTGTTCGGTTGCTGGACGTCGGTGTCGCGCAAATCGGTGTTGCCGGTGTTCGAAGAGCTCAATGGCCTGCTGTTCTACCCGGTGCAGTACGAAGGTGAAGAGATGTCGCCAAACGTGTTCTACACCGGCGCCGCGCCGAACCAGCAAGCGATCCCGGCGGTGGAATACCTGATGAGCGAAGAAGGCGGCAGCGCCAAGCGCTACTTCCTGTTGGGCACCGACTATGTCTACCCGCGCACCACCAACAAAATCCTGCGCTCGTTCCTGCACTCCAAAGGTGTGGCCGACAAGGACATCGAAGAGGTCTACACCCCGTTCGGCCACAGCGACTATCAAACCATCGTGGCCAACATCAAGAAATTCTCGGCCGGTGGCAAGACTGCGGTCATCTCCACCGTCAACGGCGACTCCAACGTGCCGTTCTATAAAGAGTTGGCCAACCAGGGCCTGAAAGCGACTGACGTTCCGGTTGTAGCGTTCTCGGTCGGCGAAGAAGAACTGCGCGGCATCGACACCAAACCGCTGGTGGGCAACCTCGCGGCCTGGAACTACTTCGAGTCGGTCGAGAACCCGACGAACAAGAAATTCGTCGCCGACTGGAAAGCCTACGCCAAGAAACACAACCTGCCGGGCGCCGACAAAGCGGTGACCAACGACCCGATGGAAGCCACGTACGTGGGCATCCACATGTGGGCGCAAGCGGCCGAGAAAGCCAAGTCCACCGACGTCAACAAAGTCCGCGAAGCCCTCGCCGGCCAGACCTTTGCCGCGCCGTCGGGTTACACGCTGACCATGGACAAGACCAACCACCACCTGCACAAACCGGTGATGATCGGCGAGATTCAGGCGGACGGTCAGTTCAACGTGGTGTGGCAGACCGAAGGACCGATCCGTGCTCAACCGTGGAGCCCGTTCATCCAGGGTAACGACAAGAAGCCCGATTATGCGGTGAAGAGCAACTAA